In Romeriopsis navalis LEGE 11480, the following are encoded in one genomic region:
- a CDS encoding glycosyltransferase encodes MVSQLLPFVSVIIPIYNGEDDLPDLLDCLRAQTYPLDRIEFLLVDNGSHDRTWEILQATDDITALREAEIRGSYAARNCGIVAAQGSLLAFTDADCRPEPQWLLDLVAGFNDPSVGIVVGEIQALPGNSLLERYADRQETLSQKHTLANAFRPYGQTANVGIRASIFQEIDLFRPHLTTGGDADICWRILQETAWEYVFADSAIVRHRHRRSFDELLSQWRRYGRSNQYLHDIHGIALMEQPSLSLYGQRLLRWLLKELPIAIVKLLLRRADSVDLVSTPIGLLCLNARWQGQKQATLPAQAKNITPYPTGKTTKRDSSHPVTDLSE; translated from the coding sequence ATGGTTTCTCAATTGCTGCCTTTTGTCTCTGTGATCATCCCGATTTATAACGGCGAAGATGATCTACCTGATTTGCTCGATTGTTTGCGCGCTCAGACTTATCCCCTCGATCGCATCGAATTTCTGCTGGTCGATAATGGCAGTCACGATCGCACGTGGGAAATCCTCCAGGCAACCGATGACATCACCGCACTACGAGAAGCCGAAATTCGGGGTTCCTACGCCGCGCGCAATTGTGGCATTGTCGCAGCCCAAGGCTCACTGCTGGCCTTTACGGATGCCGATTGTCGGCCCGAACCGCAGTGGTTATTGGATTTAGTCGCCGGCTTTAATGACCCATCCGTTGGTATTGTCGTCGGCGAAATCCAAGCCTTGCCGGGCAATAGTCTCCTGGAGCGCTACGCCGATCGCCAGGAAACTCTCTCCCAAAAACACACGCTCGCCAACGCTTTCCGGCCCTACGGCCAAACCGCCAACGTGGGCATCCGGGCTAGTATCTTCCAGGAAATTGACCTATTCCGGCCCCATCTCACCACCGGCGGCGACGCCGATATTTGCTGGCGCATTTTACAAGAAACGGCTTGGGAATATGTGTTTGCGGACAGCGCGATCGTCCGGCACCGCCATCGCCGCAGCTTCGACGAGTTATTGAGCCAATGGCGACGCTATGGCCGTTCCAACCAATATCTGCATGACATCCACGGCATTGCCTTGATGGAGCAACCATCACTATCGCTCTACGGGCAACGCTTGCTCCGGTGGCTCCTTAAAGAACTCCCGATCGCCATCGTCAAACTATTGCTGCGCCGAGCCGATAGCGTGGACCTCGTCAGTACGCCGATCGGTTTACTCTGTCTCAACGCCCGTTGGCAAGGCCAAAAACAAGCCACACTACCAGCCCAAGCCAAAAACATCACGCCTTATCCCACAGGGAAGACAACGAAACGCGACAGTTCCCACCCCGTAACGGATCTCAGCGAGTAA
- a CDS encoding DUF7219 family protein — protein MSDPADFNKEQFMYPRAKYRGEFTPENLAFNANLQEFAQRVSTLCSLETSGKIPPEETYKEIKKMWKALKASKRNLLEDRSDGTTSND, from the coding sequence GTGTCAGACCCCGCTGATTTCAATAAGGAGCAGTTTATGTATCCCCGGGCGAAGTATCGCGGGGAATTTACGCCGGAGAATTTGGCCTTTAACGCCAATTTGCAGGAATTTGCGCAGCGCGTTTCGACCTTGTGTAGTTTGGAAACCTCGGGCAAGATTCCCCCCGAGGAGACTTACAAGGAAATTAAAAAAATGTGGAAGGCGTTGAAGGCCTCGAAACGCAATTTGCTAGAAGATCGCTCGGATGGGACGACATCTAACGATTAG
- a CDS encoding ABC transporter ATP-binding protein: MTLLQAKNLHKSFGGVPAVNNATIDVVEGSITGLIGPNGAGKTTLFNLLSNFITPDTGEVIFNGQAVQTMPSHRIARQGMVRTFQVAKALSRLSVLENLLLATQHQTGENFFNVWLQPGRIRKEERLAKAHAMEILDSIGLVEKAHDYAGGLSGGQRKLLEIGRALMMQPKLILLDEPAAGVNPTLINQICDYIQTWNKEGVTFLVIEHNMDVIMSLCDRVWVLAEGANLAVGTPEEVQTNAQVLEAYLGQ, encoded by the coding sequence ATGACACTGCTTCAAGCCAAAAACCTGCACAAAAGTTTCGGCGGCGTCCCGGCTGTCAACAATGCCACGATCGATGTCGTCGAAGGCAGCATCACCGGGCTGATCGGCCCCAACGGTGCGGGTAAAACCACCCTCTTCAATCTGCTCTCCAACTTCATCACCCCCGACACTGGCGAAGTCATCTTCAACGGTCAAGCCGTCCAGACGATGCCGTCCCATCGCATTGCCCGTCAAGGCATGGTCCGCACCTTTCAAGTGGCCAAAGCCCTATCCCGCCTCTCGGTCTTAGAAAACCTCCTCCTCGCCACCCAGCATCAAACTGGCGAAAATTTCTTCAACGTCTGGCTCCAACCCGGCAGAATTCGTAAAGAAGAACGGTTGGCCAAGGCCCACGCTATGGAAATTCTTGACTCGATCGGGCTGGTGGAAAAAGCCCATGACTACGCCGGGGGACTCTCAGGCGGACAACGCAAGCTGCTCGAAATTGGCCGTGCCCTGATGATGCAGCCCAAGCTGATTTTGCTCGACGAACCCGCTGCCGGTGTGAATCCCACTTTAATCAATCAAATCTGTGACTACATTCAGACTTGGAACAAAGAAGGCGTGACCTTCCTCGTGATCGAGCACAACATGGATGTGATTATGTCCCTGTGCGATCGCGTCTGGGTCTTAGCCGAAGGCGCAAACCTCGCCGTCGGCACCCCCGAAGAAGTCCAGACCAATGCCCAAGTGCTTGAGGCTTATCTCGGCCAGTAA